In a single window of the Mustelus asterias chromosome 3, sMusAst1.hap1.1, whole genome shotgun sequence genome:
- the LOC144485732 gene encoding IgGFc-binding protein-like, with protein sequence MWKKKRAVGWSVKELNLVLDVRWYHQLIFVLQFLESSCTVQGDPHYNTFDKQALNFMGTCTYTLSKLCDGNSNLPYFNVEAANEHRSGNSYVSYVKHVNVNVYNHRITLEKGHVVKVDGEVEVLPVSLAPGVDVGLSGKYVVVRTSFGLRVRFDGMHRAEVTLGSVFKGKVCGMCGNYNDDRTDDFLNPDGVMEPDSVSLGNSWQTHNDTRCVPDIGIEPNCTDGEKRIIESKSYCGIIVDSRGPFKGCHSVVDPTDYFGGCVYDLCALDLHTGSLCSSLQSYADTCQSKGVRVEAWRNETFCPLKCAVNSHYEQCGSACPATCVNPNAPSSCSQPCVEGCVCDSGYIFYNDRCVPSGQCGCWSEDKHYPVGSEFWTDDTCSMKCRCPSKGSKLMCWSSGCATDSFCGVANGVPGCYPHAYGICRVHNDPHYNTFDKATHHFMGTCTYTIAKLCTNSSSLPYFNVESKNENRGNAKVSYVQKVRVAVHGHTVWIVKSEPHRVDEVWMTLPVTRVNGTVSVSRSGRYVVLVTDFGLSVSYDTHHSVEVKVPSSYFNQTCGMCGNYNGLRKDDYMKPDGEQAKDSNEFGNSWKVPPDDPGCDPVNPGECEPADEKLYQSDDFCGLMTSQQAVSCPVNSHYNACASACPATCTDRFAPENCSKPCVEDCECNMSTVLSGSSCVPVENCGCVYNNKYYEKGTMFWEEGCLKRCRCTGNDHVVCEAASCGAEEICKVQDGNLGCYRADTANCHIYGDPHYTTFDRKLYHFQGACNYTVTETCGNTSVQFSVTSRNEHRGSPMWSAINSIALRLDDLHVAVRKNKLVYVNGVRVELPVNLHSSVRVSLEGSFVTVQTDFGLQLKFNGDAELFVMVDERYKGQLCGLCGTYTDDQLDDFLQPDGILALDSNQFGNSWRVPDDDWLCNQTALPPPTCEPSSNEEAEEYCKIILANDGPFKDCHWYIPPQLYFESCVYDHCATGGDSVLLCNALASYASACEAAGVVLGDWMEQSGCVEKRISSPKCSLQSSNTQYVSYKECKIFCLFLHELNNSVIDLLCRIGMYSLEGSVKNFQTVSSRDDCDSYGTSLLWFYLFSFLVNAAGIKDANNCCV encoded by the exons ATGTGGAAAAAGAAAAGAGCAGTGGGGTGGAGTGTAAAAGAATTGAATTTGGTCCTGGATGTACGGTGGTACCACCAATTGATCTTTGTTTTACAATTCTTAGAATCATCCTGCACTGTACAAGGTGATCCTCACTACAACACCTTTGATAAGCAAGCTCTCAACTTCATGGGAACATGCACATATACCTTATCAAAACTCTGTGACGGCAACAGTAATCTGCCCTATTTCAACGTTGAAGCTGCAAATGAGCACAGATCAGGGAATTCCTATGTATCGTACGTCAAACATGTCAACGTCAATGTTTACAATCACAGAATAACATTAGAGAAGGGACACGTGGTCAAG GTCGATGGAGAAGTGGAGGTGCTGCCTGTGTCACTCGCTCCTGGTGTTGATGTTGGCCTAAGTGGAAAGTATGTGGTTGTTCGCACCAGTTTTGGACTGAGGGTGAGGTTTGATGGGATGCATCGAGCAGAGGTAACTCTTGGCAGTGTCTTCAAGGGGAAAGTGTGTGGAATGTGCGGAAACTATAACGATGACAGAACAGACGATTTCCTCAATCCAGATGGAGTGATGGAGCCCGATTCCGTCAGCTTGGGAAACAGCTGGCAAACACACAATGATACAAG GTGTGTTCCTGACATTGGCATTGAACCAAATTGTACTGATGGTGAAAAGCGCATCATAGAAAGTAAATCTTACTGTGGAATAATCGTGGATTCACGTGGTCCCTTCAAGGGATGCCACTCTGTCGTAGACCCCACGGATTATTTTGGGGGCTGTGTGTATGATCTGTGTGCATTAGACCTGCATACAGGGTCTCTGTGCAGTAGTTTGCAGTCCTACGCAGATACATGCCAGTCGAAGGGAGTGAGAGTGGAAGCTTGGAGGAATGAGACCTTCTGCC CTTTGAAGTGTGCAGTGAATAGTCACTATGAGCAGTGTGGCTCAGCCTGTCCAGCTACTTGTGTCAATCCCAATGCTCCCTCCAGCTGCTCCCAGCCATGTGtagaaggctgtgtgtgtgacagtggttACATTTTCTACAACGACCGATGTGTGCCAAGTGGTCAATGTGGCTGTTGGTCTGAAGACAAACACTACCCGGTGGGATCTGAATTCTGGACGGATGATACATGTTCAATGAAATGTCGATGTCCTTCGAAGGGCAGTAAACTAATGTGCTGGAGTTCAGGGTGTGCTACGGATTCATTCTGCGGAGTTGCAAACGGAGTTCCAGGTTGCTACCCACATGCATATGGCATCTGCAGAGTTCATAATGACCCACACTACAACACGTTTGACAAAGCGACCCATCACTTCATGGGGACGTGCACCTATACGATCGCCAAGCTTTGCACAAATTCCTCATCTCTTCCATACTTCAACGTCGAATCAAAAAATGAAAATCGGGGCAATGCGAAAGTATCTTACGTTCAAAAAGTTCGAGTAGCTGTTCATGGCCACACTGTTTGGATTGTTAAGAGTGAACCTCACCGT GTTGATGAAGTTTGGATGACGTTACCTGTGACGCGAGTTAATGGCACCGTGAGTGTGAGTAGGAGTGGAAGATACGTGGTCCTGGTGACAGACTTTGGGCTCAGTGTTTCCTATGACACCCATCATTCGGTGGAAGTGAAAGTACCGAGTAGTTATTTTAATCAGACTTGTGGTATGTGCGGTAACTACAATGGATTGAGGAAGGATGATTACATGAAACCTGATGGAGAGCAAGCCAAAGATTCGAATGAGTTTGGAAATAGCTGGAAGGTGCCGCCAGATGATCCAGGTTGTGACCCAGTCAACCCTGGGGAATGTGAGCCTGCTGATGAGAAGCTGTACCAGAGCGATGATTTCTGTGGCCTGATGACCAGTCAACAAG CTGTCAGCTGTCCAGTTAATAGCCACTACAATGCATGTGCCAGTGCTTGTCCAGCCACATGCACAGACCGTTTTGCTCCAGAAAACTGCAGCAAGCCCTGTGTGGAGGACTGTGAATGTAACATGAGTACTGTTCTCAGTGGAAGCTCCTGTGTGCCTGTTGAGAACTGTGGCTGCGTCTACAACAACAAATACTATGAA aaagGGACCATGTTCTGGGAAGAGGGATGTCTAAAGCGTTGCCGATGCACTGGAAATGACCACGTCGTGTGCGAAGCAGCATCTTGTGGAGCAGAGGAAATCTGCAAAGTGCAGGATGGAAATTTGGGATGTTACCGAGCGGACACTGCAAACTGCCACATATACGGAGACCCGCACTATACGACATTTGACAGGAAACTGTACCACTTCCAGGGTGCCTGTAATTATACCGTGACTGAGACTTGTGGAAACACATCCGTTCAGTTTTCTGTGACAAGTAGGAACGAACACAGAGGCAGCCCAATGTGGTCTGCTATTAATTCCATTGCTTTGCGACTTGATGACCTTCATGTTGCTGTGAGGAAAAATAAGCTTGTTTAT GTGAATGGGGTGAGGGTTGAGCTCCCTGTGAATCTCCATTCTTCAGTAAGAGTATCATTGGAGGGATCATTTGTCACGGTCCAGACAGACTTTGGTCTCCAGCTGAAGTTTAATGGCGACGCCGAACTGTTTGTCATGGTGGATGAGAGATACAAAGGACAGCTGTGTGGCTTGTGTGGTACCTATACTGATGACCAGCTCGACGACTTCTTACAACCTGATGGAATTTTAGCCTTGGATTCCAATCAGTTTGGAAACAGCTGGAGAGTTCCTGATGATGACTGGCT GTGTAATCAAACCGCTCtaccaccacccacctgtgagCCATCATCAAATGAAGAGGCTGAGGAATACTGCAAAATTATTTTGGCAAACGATGGTCCTTTCAAAGATTGTCACTGGTATATTCCTCCCCAGTTGTACTTTGAAAGTTGTGTGTATGATCACTGTGCTACAGGAGGAGATTCTGTGCTGCTGTGCAATGCTCTGGCATCATATGCTTCAGCCTGTGAAGCAGCTGGTGTTGTTCTGGGAGACTGGATGGAACAGAGTGGCTGTGTTGAGAAAA GAATCTCATCACCAAAGTGCAGTCTGCAGAGCAGCAACACCCAGTATGTCAGTTATAAGGAATGTAAGATATTCTGCCTTTTCTTGCATGAATTGAATAATTCTGTCATTGATTTGCTCTGTCGTATTGGCATGTATTCTTTGGAAGGAAGTGTGAAGAATTTTCAAACTGTTTCCAGTCGAGATGATTGTGATTCCTATGGAACTTCCTTGCTATGGTTTTACCTGTTTTCATTTCTGGTTAACGCTGCAGGTATTAAAGATGCAAATAACTGTTGTGTATGA